In Candidatus Binataceae bacterium, a single genomic region encodes these proteins:
- a CDS encoding dienelactone hydrolase family protein — protein MNTQDVSFPTHDGLMMRAAYAAPADGAKHPGVIVIHEIFGLNYDIRRITGRIADLGYAALAPDLYDRRGNKLMCVARTMMTLNRGEGDAFKDLESARIFLQQQSAVDPSRIGVIGFCLGGGFALMYAIRAPLKVAATFYGDVPKTPEQLSGICPVIGSYGRNDKMFASQGERLEKLLTEKNVPHDVKIYEGAGHSFMSQNSGVLSTIGRIGPMKAEYNHDAAEDSWRRIESFFAQYLGR, from the coding sequence ATGAATACCCAGGACGTCAGCTTTCCCACTCACGACGGTCTCATGATGCGTGCCGCATATGCGGCGCCGGCCGACGGCGCCAAGCATCCCGGCGTGATCGTGATTCACGAGATCTTCGGGCTCAACTACGATATCCGGCGCATCACGGGACGGATCGCCGATCTCGGCTACGCCGCGCTCGCACCGGATCTTTATGATCGGCGCGGCAACAAATTGATGTGCGTGGCGCGCACGATGATGACGCTCAATCGCGGCGAGGGCGACGCGTTCAAGGATCTCGAATCGGCGCGGATCTTCCTGCAGCAGCAATCAGCGGTCGATCCGTCGCGAATCGGCGTTATCGGATTCTGCCTCGGCGGCGGCTTCGCACTGATGTACGCGATTCGCGCACCGCTCAAGGTCGCCGCGACGTTCTACGGCGACGTGCCGAAGACGCCTGAGCAGTTGAGCGGCATCTGTCCTGTGATTGGCAGTTACGGCCGCAATGACAAGATGTTTGCATCGCAGGGCGAGCGCCTCGAAAAGCTACTCACCGAGAAGAACGTGCCGCACGACGTGAAGATCTACGAAGGCGCCGGCCACAGCTTCATGAGCCAGAACTCAGGCGTGCTTTCGACGATCGGCCGCATCGGCCCGATGAAGGCCGAGTACAACCACGACGCCGCCGAGGACAGCTGGCGGCGCATCGAGTCGTTCTTCGCGCAGTACCTCGGACGCTAG
- the bfr gene encoding bacterioferritin: MKGDPQVIQFLNTVLRNELTAINQYFLHAKQLDHWGVTKLGKYERDESIVEMKHSDHIIERILFLEGLPNLQDLDRLLIGENVKEVLECDLKLELKALGDLRAAIAHCESVKDFVTRDLLEGIMHEEEKSIDFIEVQFDLIKQIGIENYIQLQSSSAS; encoded by the coding sequence GTGAAGGGTGATCCTCAGGTAATCCAGTTCCTCAACACCGTGCTCCGCAACGAGCTGACCGCGATCAATCAATATTTTTTGCACGCGAAGCAGCTCGACCATTGGGGTGTCACGAAGCTCGGCAAGTACGAACGCGATGAATCGATCGTCGAGATGAAACACTCCGATCACATCATCGAGCGCATCCTGTTTCTCGAGGGTCTGCCCAATCTCCAGGATCTCGACCGCCTGCTGATCGGCGAGAACGTCAAAGAAGTGCTCGAATGCGATCTGAAGCTCGAGCTGAAGGCGCTGGGTGATCTTCGCGCCGCAATCGCGCACTGCGAATCGGTCAAGGACTTCGTCACCCGCGACCTGCTCGAAGGAATCATGCACGAAGAAGAAAAGAGCATCGATTTCATCGAGGTCCAGTTCGACCTGATCAAGCAAATCGGAATCGAAAACTACATCCAGCTCCAATCCAGCAGCGCGAGCTGA
- a CDS encoding (2Fe-2S)-binding protein, with amino-acid sequence MIPGLIIILNMYVCICNAITDRQARAHTDSSSCSVAAFYRALGVKPKCGKCVPAVRQMLDSGSAEIRQESLANIER; translated from the coding sequence TTGATTCCGGGATTGATAATCATTCTCAACATGTACGTATGCATCTGCAACGCGATCACCGACCGTCAGGCGCGCGCCCATACCGATTCTTCGTCGTGCTCGGTGGCGGCCTTTTATCGCGCCCTTGGCGTCAAGCCGAAGTGTGGCAAATGCGTGCCCGCAGTGCGTCAAATGCTTGATTCCGGCTCCGCTGAGATTCGCCAGGAATCGTTAGCCAACATTGAGCGCTAA
- a CDS encoding enoyl-CoA hydratase-related protein produces MNLEFIKYEKRGHIAYITFNRPERMNALHPPCHVEMDNVWDDFVADKAMWVAIVTGAGEKAFSAGNDLRWTAENRGRLDTMMRSKGGFAGITARFDIYKPIIAAVNGFALGGGFEIALACDIIIAADHARFGLPEPRVGLAAAAGGVHRLPRHIPLKIAMGMMMTGKHITAQEAHKWGIANEVVPAKDLIATAEKWAAEIMECSPISIQASKQSAMDGLGIPVAEAMGKSYDLMQKLFRSKDAVEGPLAFSEKRKPNWTGE; encoded by the coding sequence ATGAACCTGGAATTTATCAAGTACGAGAAACGCGGCCACATCGCCTACATCACCTTCAACCGCCCCGAGCGGATGAACGCGCTCCATCCGCCATGCCACGTCGAGATGGACAATGTGTGGGACGATTTCGTCGCCGACAAAGCGATGTGGGTCGCGATCGTCACGGGCGCGGGCGAAAAGGCCTTCTCCGCCGGCAACGATCTGCGCTGGACGGCCGAGAATCGCGGCCGGCTCGACACCATGATGCGCTCCAAAGGCGGCTTTGCCGGGATCACGGCGCGCTTCGATATTTACAAGCCGATCATCGCGGCGGTTAACGGCTTCGCACTCGGCGGCGGATTCGAGATCGCGCTCGCTTGCGATATCATCATCGCGGCGGATCACGCGCGCTTCGGACTGCCGGAGCCGCGCGTTGGACTCGCCGCAGCCGCAGGCGGAGTGCATCGTCTGCCGCGTCATATCCCGCTCAAGATCGCGATGGGCATGATGATGACCGGCAAGCACATCACCGCCCAGGAAGCTCATAAGTGGGGTATTGCCAACGAAGTCGTGCCGGCCAAGGATCTGATCGCGACGGCAGAGAAGTGGGCCGCCGAGATCATGGAATGCTCGCCCATCAGCATCCAGGCGAGCAAGCAGTCCGCAATGGACGGTCTCGGAATTCCAGTCGCGGAAGCGATGGGAAAGTCGTACGATCTGATGCAGAAGCTTTTCCGCTCGAAGGACGCGGTCGAAGGGCCGCTGGCATTCTCAGAGAAGCGCAAGCCCAACTGGACCGGCGAGTGA
- the gspE gene encoding type II secretion system ATPase GspE, with translation MATARKTFEAILLDRSWVSPQDLDKARQRKKPGQEIADVLVEMGALEPQRLARALAQEYRLPFQAHIDENSLDPTLVAKIPINYAKKNRLLPIASSDTAVTVAVADPSNYEPLDDLRLLFDQQIEPVVAPNEVIIEAINRVYDQAAATTAEDLMIDLGEERLDLVANELANEPLDLLESDDAAPIIKLVNGILSQAVKDRASDIHVEAFERELVVRFRVDGMLYDVLSPPKRLQPAITSRIKVMAGLNIAEKRLPQDGRIRLRIAGRDIDIRVSSIPTHFGERLVLRLLDRAQAAVDVNLDHLGFSGDNLQKIDRLIRQSHGIILATGPTGSGKSTTLYACLSRINSPEKNIITIEDPIEYQLRGVGQMQVNPKIDLTFASGLRSILRQDPDVIMVGEIRDGETAEIAITAALTGHLVFSTIHTNDSFGAITRLVDMGIEPFLVSSSILAVLAQRLVRKLCPDCKERYVPSQTELTRIGLRDSSGSGGTIFRPKGCRNCRTTGYRGRMAIQELMVMDDEIRALVMQHADSSTIRRHCTGKGMILLRQDGAARIMAGETSIEELLRVTQEDIQ, from the coding sequence ATGGCGACCGCGCGCAAAACTTTCGAGGCCATCCTGCTCGATCGTTCGTGGGTTTCTCCTCAGGACCTCGACAAGGCGCGTCAGCGCAAAAAGCCGGGCCAGGAGATCGCGGACGTGCTGGTCGAAATGGGCGCGCTCGAGCCTCAGCGCCTCGCCCGCGCACTCGCACAGGAATATCGCCTGCCGTTCCAGGCTCATATCGACGAAAACTCGCTCGACCCGACACTGGTCGCGAAGATTCCCATCAACTACGCCAAGAAGAACCGGCTTTTGCCGATCGCCAGTTCCGATACTGCCGTGACGGTGGCGGTTGCCGATCCATCCAATTATGAACCACTCGACGATTTGCGGCTGCTCTTCGACCAGCAAATCGAGCCGGTGGTGGCGCCCAACGAAGTTATCATCGAAGCAATAAATCGGGTTTATGATCAGGCGGCGGCGACCACGGCTGAAGACCTGATGATCGATCTCGGCGAGGAGCGCCTCGACCTGGTCGCCAATGAGCTGGCCAATGAGCCGCTCGATCTCCTCGAATCCGACGATGCCGCGCCGATCATAAAGCTGGTTAATGGAATTCTCTCGCAAGCGGTCAAGGACCGCGCGAGCGATATCCACGTCGAGGCCTTCGAGCGCGAGTTGGTCGTGCGCTTCCGTGTTGATGGCATGCTCTACGACGTGTTGTCGCCGCCCAAACGCCTGCAACCCGCGATCACCTCGCGTATCAAGGTCATGGCGGGCCTCAATATCGCCGAAAAGCGCCTGCCGCAGGATGGTAGAATCCGTCTGCGTATCGCGGGCCGCGATATCGATATCCGCGTCTCTTCGATTCCGACTCACTTCGGCGAGCGTCTCGTGCTTCGTCTGCTCGACCGCGCGCAGGCCGCCGTGGATGTAAACCTCGACCACCTCGGCTTCTCCGGCGACAACCTCCAGAAGATCGATCGCCTGATTCGCCAGAGCCACGGCATCATCCTCGCGACGGGTCCAACCGGTTCGGGCAAGAGCACGACGCTCTATGCTTGCCTGAGCCGTATCAACTCGCCCGAGAAGAACATCATCACGATCGAAGATCCGATCGAATATCAGTTGCGCGGCGTCGGCCAGATGCAGGTGAATCCGAAGATCGATCTGACCTTCGCGAGCGGTCTGCGATCGATTTTGCGCCAGGATCCCGACGTCATCATGGTCGGCGAAATCCGCGACGGCGAGACGGCCGAAATCGCGATCACCGCGGCGCTCACCGGCCACCTGGTTTTCTCAACGATTCACACCAACGATTCGTTCGGCGCGATCACCCGCCTCGTCGATATGGGAATCGAGCCGTTCCTCGTCTCCTCGTCGATTCTGGCCGTGCTGGCGCAGCGGCTCGTGCGCAAGCTCTGTCCCGATTGCAAGGAGCGCTACGTGCCGAGCCAGACCGAGCTCACACGAATCGGTCTGCGCGACTCGAGCGGATCTGGCGGCACGATCTTTCGTCCCAAGGGATGCCGCAACTGCCGCACCACCGGTTATCGCGGCCGAATGGCGATCCAGGAACTCATGGTCATGGACGACGAGATTCGCGCGCTCGTCATGCAGCACGCCGATTCCTCGACCATCCGGCGCCATTGCACCGGCAAGGGTATGATCCTGCTGCGTCAGGATGGCGCGGCGCGGATTATGGCGGGCGAAACTTCGATCGAAGAATTGTTGCGCGTCACCCAGGAAGACATCCAGTAA
- the gspF gene encoding type II secretion system inner membrane protein GspF — translation MAVFAYHGFDASGRAVSGVVDAESARAARAKLRSAGTFTTDLSEEAGREAAAAAQSSKSWTDYLPKMTRGMSPSDLALMTRQLSALLGAGVQLVDALGALSDQATRAVTKRMLSQVRERVREGTSLADAIASHRDVFSDLYVGMVRAGEQAAALEQVLDRLAEYSERQNEFVTKVRSALTYPIIMMCVGAAIMGFLVTYVVPQVATIFQQQHAALPLATQILIAFSTLLTTYWWLIGILVVALVAGIITILSTPRGRAIYDRTILRIPYIGPTIVRIICARFARTLATLLASGVQLLPALDAVKGVITNTLLRGAVEKSREEIREGHGMGQTLSQSGYFPPLLIEMIRVGERSGELERMLERVADNYEREVSHSLSQMTTVLEPVMTLAMAGVIVFMMLAVLMPIFQLNQLMQ, via the coding sequence ATGGCGGTTTTCGCGTATCACGGATTTGATGCGAGCGGCCGCGCGGTCAGCGGCGTTGTCGATGCCGAGAGCGCGCGGGCGGCGCGCGCCAAGCTGCGCTCCGCGGGCACTTTCACAACCGATCTGAGCGAGGAAGCCGGGCGCGAGGCTGCGGCCGCCGCGCAGTCATCCAAATCGTGGACCGATTACCTGCCGAAGATGACCCGCGGGATGTCGCCGAGCGACCTGGCGCTGATGACGCGGCAGCTCAGCGCGCTCCTTGGCGCGGGTGTACAGCTCGTCGATGCGCTGGGCGCGCTCAGCGATCAGGCCACGCGAGCCGTGACGAAGCGGATGCTCTCGCAGGTGCGCGAGCGTGTGCGTGAAGGTACGTCGCTCGCCGACGCGATCGCATCACATCGCGATGTCTTCTCCGATCTGTACGTCGGCATGGTGCGAGCCGGCGAACAGGCTGCGGCGCTCGAGCAAGTGCTCGATCGCCTCGCAGAATACAGCGAGCGCCAGAACGAATTTGTGACCAAGGTGCGCAGCGCGCTCACCTATCCGATCATCATGATGTGCGTGGGTGCCGCGATCATGGGATTCCTCGTGACATACGTCGTGCCGCAGGTTGCTACGATCTTCCAGCAGCAGCATGCGGCATTGCCGCTGGCGACCCAGATCCTGATCGCGTTCTCGACTTTGTTGACGACCTACTGGTGGCTGATCGGGATCCTGGTCGTCGCGCTCGTCGCGGGTATCATCACGATCCTGTCGACGCCGCGCGGGCGCGCCATCTACGATCGAACGATCCTACGCATCCCGTATATCGGGCCGACTATCGTGCGAATTATCTGCGCGCGTTTTGCCCGCACCCTCGCGACGCTGCTCGCAAGCGGCGTTCAGTTGCTGCCGGCGCTCGATGCCGTCAAAGGCGTTATCACGAACACCCTCCTGCGCGGCGCGGTCGAGAAGAGCCGCGAAGAGATTCGCGAGGGTCACGGCATGGGCCAGACGCTCTCGCAGAGCGGCTACTTCCCTCCCCTACTCATCGAAATGATCCGCGTCGGCGAGCGCTCGGGCGAACTCGAACGGATGCTCGAGCGGGTCGCCGACAACTACGAACGCGAGGTCTCGCACTCGCTCAGCCAGATGACGACCGTGCTCGAGCCGGTAATGACGCTTGCCATGGCGGGTGTTATCGTCTTCATGATGCTGGCGGTGCTGATGCCGATCTTCCAGCTCAACCAGTTGATGCAATGA
- the gspG gene encoding type II secretion system major pseudopilin GspG, producing the protein MRDRRSNQDGFTLIEIMVVILILGLLATIVVQSLRGAADKAKKTKAQADISELKTSLDRYYLDNGFYPTTDQGLQALVSAPTSGRIPPGYPPGGYIERLPKDPWGNPYVYQSDGSNYILKSYGPDGVESADDIDGSQNS; encoded by the coding sequence ATGCGCGATCGCCGCAGCAATCAGGACGGCTTCACTCTGATCGAGATCATGGTCGTGATCCTGATCCTCGGTTTGCTCGCGACGATCGTCGTGCAGAGCTTGCGGGGAGCCGCCGATAAGGCCAAGAAGACCAAGGCTCAGGCCGATATCTCCGAGCTCAAGACCAGCCTCGATCGCTACTACCTCGACAACGGCTTCTACCCGACTACCGACCAGGGCTTGCAGGCGCTGGTGTCGGCGCCGACCTCGGGCCGGATTCCACCGGGCTATCCTCCGGGCGGATACATCGAACGCCTGCCCAAAGATCCGTGGGGCAACCCCTACGTCTACCAAAGCGATGGATCTAACTACATCCTGAAGTCCTACGGACCTGACGGTGTTGAGAGCGCTGACGATATCGACGGTTCACAGAACTCATGA
- a CDS encoding prepilin-type N-terminal cleavage/methylation domain-containing protein encodes MSGFPPRAGRAPDLRRRSPSSRGAPGFTLLEIAVVLFIMGLMITLALPYLGGFRYAKLKSESRRLAGRATFLFDKAAGQKVILRLVFDIDRNGYYVTKLDPYAVTPVNVEPSFTPDHSPGSMPVLLPADVRIRDVSVEGIGSANRGIAFCQFYPEGYVDATVVHLMDASGNVMTLAFNPLTGLVGIADGDVEPDRMFAQ; translated from the coding sequence ATGAGCGGGTTCCCGCCACGCGCGGGCCGCGCACCTGATCTCAGGCGGCGATCGCCATCCAGCCGCGGCGCGCCCGGCTTCACGCTGCTCGAAATCGCCGTCGTGCTGTTCATCATGGGGCTGATGATCACGCTCGCCCTGCCCTACCTCGGCGGATTTCGCTACGCGAAACTGAAGAGCGAGTCGCGTCGCCTCGCGGGTCGCGCGACATTCCTGTTCGACAAGGCCGCCGGACAGAAGGTCATCCTGCGGCTGGTGTTCGACATCGATCGCAACGGCTACTACGTCACCAAGCTCGATCCCTACGCGGTCACGCCGGTCAACGTCGAGCCGAGCTTCACTCCCGATCACAGTCCGGGCTCGATGCCGGTGCTGCTGCCGGCTGACGTGCGGATTCGCGACGTGAGCGTCGAAGGAATCGGCAGCGCCAACCGCGGAATCGCCTTCTGCCAGTTCTATCCCGAGGGCTATGTCGACGCGACCGTGGTGCACCTGATGGACGCCTCGGGCAACGTCATGACGCTCGCCTTCAATCCGCTGACCGGACTTGTCGGGATCGCCGACGGCGATGTCGAGCCCGACAGGATGTTCGCGCAGTGA
- a CDS encoding prepilin-type N-terminal cleavage/methylation domain-containing protein: MSHPPNIDASRGFTLLEVLIAIFVLGMGLTALLGLHHRSMQSVIDAQDETRAAMLAQVVMTQAELQRYPDDGNTHGDFNAVFPNKFPNYRWLRLVQESGIFPDVRKVRVTVLYGAGFGHAFTISEFIHNPVPLEEMQQGAGGPAQQGGAPTGPMH; this comes from the coding sequence GTGAGCCATCCGCCGAACATCGATGCCTCGCGCGGATTCACCCTGCTCGAAGTGCTGATCGCGATCTTCGTCCTCGGCATGGGGTTGACGGCCCTGCTCGGACTGCATCATCGCAGTATGCAGAGCGTGATCGACGCCCAGGATGAAACGCGCGCCGCGATGCTCGCGCAGGTCGTAATGACGCAGGCCGAGTTGCAGCGCTATCCGGACGACGGCAACACGCACGGCGACTTCAACGCCGTGTTTCCGAATAAGTTTCCGAATTACCGATGGCTGCGCCTGGTCCAGGAGTCGGGGATCTTTCCCGACGTGCGCAAAGTTCGCGTGACGGTGCTCTATGGCGCCGGCTTCGGTCACGCCTTTACGATTAGCGAGTTCATCCACAATCCGGTGCCGCTCGAAGAAATGCAGCAAGGCGCCGGCGGTCCTGCGCAACAGGGCGGAGCGCCGACGGGGCCAATGCATTGA
- a CDS encoding type II secretion system protein GspJ — protein MARIRSRSAAGFTLLEMMLAIGVLGLILAMMAESFHAVAASKVHAEDRLYADRAGRAVMWEMTKEIRGAVQTPIVPSRVVFIGAGHNAFGNTADSLTMSTLDSGHGRAIVGYGAENIVSWSTVGNPHHPGWLMLRRSQQSGLLDTNDSGNPVILAPNVISLHLRYFDGDQWTENWDSTALPPGRQLPVAVAIEMRMATPSGSILDFGTEVMIPMAVSQW, from the coding sequence ATGGCGCGCATACGATCGCGCTCGGCGGCAGGTTTCACCCTGCTTGAGATGATGCTCGCGATCGGCGTGCTCGGCCTTATCCTGGCGATGATGGCGGAGTCGTTCCACGCGGTTGCGGCGAGCAAGGTCCACGCCGAGGATCGCCTCTACGCCGATCGCGCCGGACGCGCCGTGATGTGGGAGATGACCAAGGAGATTCGCGGTGCGGTGCAGACGCCGATCGTGCCGAGTCGCGTGGTTTTCATCGGCGCCGGCCATAATGCCTTCGGCAACACCGCCGATTCGCTCACGATGTCGACGCTGGACAGCGGACATGGCCGCGCGATCGTCGGTTACGGCGCCGAGAATATCGTCTCGTGGTCAACGGTCGGAAACCCGCATCATCCGGGATGGCTGATGCTGCGCCGCTCGCAGCAGAGCGGGCTGCTCGACACCAACGACTCGGGCAATCCGGTGATCTTGGCGCCCAACGTAATCTCACTGCATCTGCGCTATTTCGACGGCGATCAGTGGACCGAGAACTGGGATTCAACGGCCCTGCCTCCCGGCCGCCAACTGCCGGTCGCCGTCGCGATCGAAATGCGGATGGCCACGCCGTCAGGCAGTATTCTGGATTTCGGAACCGAAGTAATGATTCCGATGGCGGTGTCGCAATGGTAA
- the gspK gene encoding type II secretion system minor pseudopilin GspK → MVKRVGKRSERGVALLVVLLGLALMTLIVVDFASESGLGFVSAANQANEIRAYYLARSATGAGLALLAQSARMQMLSQQPADSLQDVWAAPFPPLNLDGGQVSLSIVDEARKLNINLLITNEGQPNQPQLLIFERLFTVLGVDPRILPAIIDWLDPDSIESPGGAESDFYLRLKPPYQARNTPMPTIGDLKMVRGVTDAVFNRIAPFITVMPETQVNANTAPPEVLMALDPQLMEDPKGVKEIIEARTVRPFTQSTDVANLPDIQSFGTRIAQLLTTRSQFFTITGIGTYAGARKIVTSTFHREQTGVGTLTVWHEE, encoded by the coding sequence ATGGTAAAGCGCGTTGGCAAACGCTCCGAGCGCGGCGTTGCTCTGTTGGTCGTGCTGCTCGGGCTCGCGCTGATGACGCTGATCGTGGTCGATTTCGCGTCCGAGAGCGGCCTCGGTTTCGTCTCGGCGGCGAATCAGGCCAATGAGATACGTGCCTACTACCTCGCGCGATCCGCGACCGGGGCCGGCCTCGCGCTGCTGGCCCAATCCGCCCGCATGCAGATGCTGTCCCAGCAACCGGCCGACTCGTTGCAAGACGTGTGGGCGGCGCCGTTTCCGCCGCTGAATCTGGATGGCGGCCAGGTTTCGCTCTCGATCGTCGACGAAGCGCGCAAACTCAATATCAATCTCCTGATCACCAATGAGGGCCAGCCCAATCAGCCGCAACTGCTGATTTTCGAACGCCTGTTCACCGTCCTCGGCGTCGACCCGCGAATCCTGCCCGCTATTATCGATTGGCTCGATCCCGACAGTATCGAATCACCGGGCGGCGCGGAGTCCGATTTCTACCTGCGGCTGAAACCGCCTTACCAGGCGCGTAACACTCCGATGCCGACGATCGGCGACCTCAAGATGGTGCGCGGCGTCACCGACGCGGTCTTCAATCGAATCGCGCCGTTTATCACCGTGATGCCGGAGACGCAGGTCAACGCCAATACCGCCCCGCCCGAAGTGCTGATGGCGCTCGATCCACAGCTCATGGAAGATCCCAAGGGCGTCAAGGAAATAATCGAGGCGCGCACGGTCAGGCCTTTCACCCAATCGACGGACGTGGCAAATTTGCCCGACATCCAGTCGTTCGGTACCCGTATCGCCCAGCTCTTAACCACCCGCAGCCAATTCTTTACTATTACCGGGATCGGTACGTACGCTGGGGCACGCAAGATTGTGACTTCAACTTTTCATCGCGAGCAGACCGGGGTCGGCACGTTGACTGTGTGGCACGAGGAATAG
- the gspL gene encoding type II secretion system protein GspL, whose translation MAQRILAIELAGDRVRAALAERAWSTFQFLGTFEKVRANDEPDLSGALKRLAGEAGPVDIVISSLSGSLVVKRLLELPFADMRRLHQVVPYELEEHLPFPVDDGLVAFARVGTNGEKTLVMAAMARKQDLEAHIALLAGAGLDPKIVTLAPLALAALFGRAQNGATPTSHLVIEADQSFTSMVLLDSAGMPRALRTLDRSLLSPDGTPAPLNVSNAVVASVRQTLLAHGSDGEQTDLILAGTASAAPAVRSMLSDALAIAVRDPTEFDYSAIFENGTPASGRFASCVAMLLGEMPSRPVELLNFRQGQFAFRGSVRGDFSPFYTSGILAGVALLFALIHFGFGVAAGLHQLHLINEQISAVTRPVLGPTDPAQAVTTLRSGIAQMDKRLKLIGGNLAHHSPLETLAVVSRALPARFPVEIEDYQLDENGVHMSGQADSYTTVDQAKRALDMSDYFGAIEVSHAKAGTDASKVDFKIDATFKDAVAPSTPSSSDQGDN comes from the coding sequence ATGGCGCAGCGGATTCTTGCAATTGAACTGGCCGGCGATCGGGTTCGCGCCGCTCTGGCCGAGCGCGCGTGGAGCACGTTCCAGTTTCTGGGCACCTTCGAAAAGGTTCGCGCCAACGATGAGCCCGATCTGAGCGGCGCCCTGAAACGCCTTGCGGGCGAGGCCGGCCCGGTCGATATTGTCATCTCGTCGCTGTCGGGCAGTCTGGTAGTGAAGCGGCTCCTGGAGCTGCCGTTTGCCGATATGCGCCGGCTGCATCAGGTGGTTCCCTACGAGCTTGAAGAGCATCTGCCGTTTCCCGTAGATGACGGCCTGGTTGCGTTCGCCCGCGTCGGCACCAATGGCGAGAAGACGCTGGTGATGGCCGCGATGGCGCGCAAGCAGGACCTCGAAGCGCATATCGCGCTGCTCGCCGGCGCGGGCCTCGATCCCAAGATAGTCACGCTCGCGCCTCTCGCGCTGGCAGCGCTTTTCGGCCGCGCTCAGAATGGTGCGACACCGACGTCGCATCTCGTGATCGAAGCCGATCAGAGTTTCACCTCGATGGTGTTGCTCGATTCCGCGGGGATGCCGCGCGCGCTGCGCACTCTCGATCGCAGTCTGCTGAGTCCTGACGGCACGCCCGCGCCCTTGAACGTATCCAATGCCGTGGTCGCCTCGGTGCGGCAGACCTTGCTGGCCCATGGCAGCGATGGCGAGCAAACCGATTTGATTCTGGCCGGCACCGCGTCGGCAGCGCCCGCAGTCCGCTCGATGCTCTCGGATGCGCTCGCAATCGCGGTGCGCGATCCGACTGAGTTCGACTATTCAGCGATCTTCGAAAACGGCACGCCCGCGAGCGGACGTTTCGCGTCATGCGTGGCGATGCTACTCGGTGAGATGCCATCGCGGCCGGTTGAACTGCTCAACTTTCGACAGGGCCAGTTCGCCTTCCGCGGAAGCGTGCGTGGCGATTTCTCGCCCTTCTATACTTCGGGAATCCTTGCCGGAGTTGCGCTCCTGTTCGCCCTGATTCACTTCGGCTTCGGCGTCGCCGCGGGACTGCATCAGCTGCATCTCATCAATGAACAAATCAGCGCTGTAACGAGGCCCGTCCTTGGGCCGACCGATCCGGCGCAGGCCGTGACGACGCTGCGCTCGGGGATCGCGCAGATGGACAAACGGCTCAAGCTGATCGGTGGCAACCTCGCGCATCATTCGCCGCTCGAAACGCTCGCGGTCGTGTCGCGCGCCCTGCCCGCGCGCTTTCCGGTTGAAATCGAGGACTATCAGCTCGACGAAAACGGCGTGCACATGAGCGGACAGGCCGACTCGTACACCACGGTGGATCAGGCCAAGCGCGCGCTCGACATGAGCGACTACTTCGGCGCGATCGAAGTCTCGCACGCCAAGGCTGGCACCGACGCGAGCAAGGTCGATTTCAAAATCGATGCGACCTTCAAGGACGCCGTCGCGCCCAGCACGCCAAGCTCGAGCGACCAGGGGGACAACTAG